The following are from one region of the Amycolatopsis sp. QT-25 genome:
- a CDS encoding MCE family protein: protein MKPFKERNPIVIGVVGSVLTAGLLTATLNYEALPIVGSGTTYQAEFSEAAGLQADDEVRIAGIKVGEVSDVRLAEDHVVVSFRVKDAWIGDRTAAEIKIKTLLGRKFLALRPTGGTVQDPKQVIPRTRTVTPYDVTEAFNGLADTAGAIDTAQLAESFTTLSDTFKNSPEHIKKALEGLTSLSKTVSSRDNELASLLSNAHGLTTTLANSNDDFAKLLSDGNLLLTELDNRRQAIHDLLTGSQELATQLSGLVRDNKDQLGGALARLGEVTDILQRQNDNLAKSLDLAAPYFRVVNNSLGNGRWVDSYLCGLVPENRDPCTPKIPGGGR from the coding sequence GTGAAACCCTTCAAGGAGCGGAACCCGATCGTCATCGGTGTCGTCGGCAGCGTCCTCACCGCCGGGCTGCTGACCGCGACGCTCAACTACGAGGCCCTCCCGATCGTCGGCTCGGGAACCACCTACCAGGCCGAATTCTCCGAAGCGGCCGGTCTGCAGGCCGACGACGAGGTCCGCATCGCCGGGATCAAGGTCGGCGAGGTGAGCGACGTCCGGCTCGCCGAAGACCACGTGGTGGTCAGCTTCCGGGTCAAGGACGCCTGGATCGGTGACCGGACCGCCGCCGAGATCAAGATCAAGACCCTGCTCGGCCGGAAGTTCCTCGCACTGCGCCCGACCGGCGGGACGGTGCAGGACCCGAAGCAGGTCATCCCGCGTACCCGGACCGTGACGCCCTATGACGTCACCGAGGCGTTCAACGGGCTGGCCGACACCGCGGGCGCGATCGACACCGCTCAGCTCGCGGAAAGCTTCACCACGCTCAGCGACACGTTCAAGAACTCGCCAGAGCACATCAAGAAGGCGCTCGAAGGGCTGACGTCGCTGTCGAAGACCGTGTCCTCCAGGGACAACGAGCTCGCCAGCCTGCTGTCGAACGCGCACGGGCTCACCACCACCCTCGCGAACTCGAACGACGACTTCGCCAAGCTCCTCTCGGACGGCAACCTGCTGCTGACCGAACTGGACAACCGGCGACAGGCGATCCACGACCTGCTGACCGGTTCGCAGGAGCTCGCCACCCAGCTTTCCGGCCTGGTGAGGGACAACAAGGACCAGCTCGGCGGCGCGCTCGCCCGGCTCGGAGAGGTGACCGACATCCTGCAGCGGCAGAACGACAATCTCGCCAAGAGCCTCGACCTCGCCGCGCCGTACTTCCGTGTGGTGAACAACTCGCTCGGCAACGGACGCTGGGTGGACAGCTACCTGTGCGGACTCGTTCCGGAGAACCGGGACCCCTGTACGCCCAAGATCCCGGGAGGTGGCCGGTGA
- a CDS encoding MCE family protein, which produces MTSRFVTLALVLALTVVGGLWWIFSGNGLDRVTVYFSRAVGVYSGSDVRVLGVRVGQVESVAPDGERVKVVLTVDGSTPIAADSGVLVVAPSVVADRYVQFTKLTRAGNRLDDGAVIPVERTGTPVELDQLYSSLDTLAKALGPQGANADGALSELLRTGAKNLRGNGKPFNESVRNFADLARTLSGNSQNLFATVDELQRFTSMLATNDRNVGEVNRQLASVTGTLARNKDELARALNGLGGALAEIQQFIRDNRALIKSNVDKLAVTTGTLAGKRAALAETLDTLPLAVTNLLGAVDPKTGKLQSRGNMLEYAPLPLPVAGDTYTGGR; this is translated from the coding sequence GTGACCAGCCGCTTCGTCACCCTGGCGCTCGTACTCGCGCTGACCGTCGTCGGCGGTCTCTGGTGGATCTTCTCCGGGAACGGACTCGACCGCGTCACGGTGTACTTCTCCCGGGCCGTCGGCGTCTACAGCGGATCCGACGTGCGGGTGCTCGGCGTCCGGGTCGGCCAGGTCGAATCGGTGGCCCCGGACGGGGAGCGGGTCAAGGTCGTGCTGACCGTCGACGGATCGACGCCGATCGCGGCCGACTCGGGCGTGCTGGTGGTGGCGCCGAGCGTGGTGGCCGACCGGTACGTCCAGTTCACCAAGCTCACCCGCGCGGGGAACCGGCTGGACGACGGCGCGGTGATCCCGGTCGAGCGCACCGGCACGCCGGTGGAACTCGACCAGCTCTACTCCAGCCTCGACACCCTCGCCAAGGCACTCGGCCCCCAGGGCGCGAACGCCGACGGCGCGCTTTCGGAACTGTTGCGCACCGGCGCGAAGAACCTGCGGGGCAACGGCAAGCCGTTCAACGAGTCGGTGCGCAACTTCGCCGACCTCGCCAGGACCTTGTCCGGGAACTCGCAGAACCTGTTCGCCACCGTCGACGAACTGCAGCGGTTCACCTCGATGCTGGCGACCAACGACCGCAACGTCGGCGAGGTCAACCGGCAGCTCGCTTCGGTGACCGGCACGCTCGCGCGGAACAAGGACGAACTCGCCCGCGCGCTCAACGGCCTCGGCGGGGCGCTGGCGGAGATCCAGCAGTTCATCCGGGACAACCGCGCGCTGATCAAGTCCAACGTGGACAAGCTCGCGGTGACCACCGGGACGCTGGCGGGCAAACGCGCCGCGCTGGCCGAAACCCTCGACACGCTCCCGCTGGCGGTGACGAACCTGCTCGGTGCCGTCGATCCGAAGACCGGGAAGCTGCAGAGCCGCGGCAACATGCTCGAATACGCCCCGCTCCCGCTGCCGGTCGCCGGCGACACCTACACCGGGGGGCGCTGA
- a CDS encoding MlaD family protein, which yields MLTARVRIQVLTFVVLALATTAFVGANYAGLDRIFGASGYTVKLALTDGGGLFTNGEVTYRGVAVGRVGELRLTDDGMEADLLLDDDAPPIPANSRAVVANRSAVGEQFVDLQPRTGDGPFLAEGSVIPREATSVPLPVQHLLTDLDSLTASVPTEELRTVVDELDNALRGSGADLQVLLDSTTDFTRQAADHLPRTEKLITDGSTVLKTQVDSSQAWRQFSGNAKQFAEQLSRSDGDLRRLITTAPPAATQLSGLLRDNEPGLPILLANLLTTSQVFSARTDGLRQLLINTPKAVSAVDASVDEESGKIELVLTFFDPMPCTKGYGETRIRSSADLSPLPFNTGAACTLEKGNPSSVRGSQNAPKGGVPPAAIPGGFGADGQPTSTSLEEMLWLRN from the coding sequence ATGCTCACCGCCCGTGTCCGGATCCAGGTGCTCACGTTCGTCGTCCTCGCGCTGGCGACGACGGCGTTCGTCGGCGCGAACTACGCGGGGCTCGACCGGATTTTCGGGGCGAGCGGGTACACCGTGAAGCTCGCGCTGACCGACGGCGGCGGCCTGTTCACCAACGGCGAGGTGACCTATCGCGGTGTCGCCGTCGGCCGGGTCGGTGAACTGCGGCTCACCGACGACGGCATGGAAGCGGATCTCCTGCTCGACGACGACGCGCCACCGATCCCGGCGAACTCGCGGGCGGTCGTGGCGAACCGGTCCGCGGTCGGCGAGCAGTTCGTCGACCTGCAGCCGCGGACCGGTGACGGGCCGTTCCTCGCCGAAGGGTCGGTCATCCCGCGTGAGGCGACGAGCGTGCCGCTGCCGGTACAGCATTTGCTGACCGACCTGGATTCGCTGACCGCGTCCGTGCCGACCGAGGAGCTGCGGACCGTGGTCGACGAACTCGACAACGCCCTGCGCGGTTCCGGCGCGGACCTCCAGGTGCTGCTGGATTCCACCACCGACTTCACCCGACAGGCCGCCGATCACCTGCCGCGGACGGAGAAACTGATCACCGACGGCTCGACCGTGCTGAAGACCCAGGTCGATTCGTCACAGGCCTGGCGGCAGTTCAGCGGAAACGCCAAGCAGTTCGCCGAACAGTTGTCCCGTTCGGACGGCGACCTGCGACGGTTGATCACGACCGCGCCTCCGGCGGCGACCCAGCTCTCCGGGCTGTTGCGGGACAACGAGCCCGGCCTGCCGATCCTGCTGGCGAACCTGCTCACCACCTCGCAGGTGTTCTCCGCGCGCACCGACGGCCTCCGTCAGCTGCTGATCAACACCCCGAAGGCGGTGTCCGCGGTCGACGCCTCCGTCGACGAGGAGTCCGGGAAGATCGAACTGGTCCTGACCTTCTTCGACCCGATGCCCTGCACCAAGGGCTACGGAGAGACGAGGATCCGCAGCAGCGCGGATCTCTCCCCCCTGCCGTTCAACACCGGTGCCGCGTGCACGCTCGAGAAGGGCAATCCGAGTTCGGTCCGCGGCTCGCAGAACGCGCCGAAGGGCGGCGTCCCGCCCGCCGCGATCCCCGGCGGCTTCGGCGCCGACGGCCAGCCGACGTCCACCAGCCTCGAGGAGATGTTGTGGCTGCGCAACTGA
- a CDS encoding MCE family protein, with amino-acid sequence MATKRSIAVLAACCVALTACSADFKGVYDLPLPGGADLGTHPYRVTVQFADVLDLVPQAAVKVGDVPVGRVERIQLGEDGWTAETVLVVNGDVHLPANALARLRQSSLLGEKFIELAPSATKAEGRLGDGAVIPVASTNRNPEFEEVFGALSLLLNGGGIGQLQTINRELSKVMDGNEEEIRSFLSTVEQLVSNLDSHRSEITSALDGLNQLSATLANRKKQVEGALTDLTPGLRSLSDQRTQLVSMLQALDRLSGVGVDVIKKTRADLVADLTALAPILKRLADAGESLPESLEILPTFPFTDAVRDGIKGDYLNVYASMIPAPGVELPPPGEGVPPDLPTLPLPPSGGS; translated from the coding sequence ATGGCCACGAAACGGTCGATCGCCGTACTCGCGGCGTGCTGTGTCGCGCTCACCGCCTGTTCCGCCGATTTCAAGGGCGTCTACGACCTGCCGCTGCCCGGCGGCGCGGACCTCGGCACCCATCCGTACCGGGTGACCGTGCAGTTCGCCGACGTCCTCGACCTGGTCCCGCAGGCCGCGGTGAAGGTGGGCGACGTGCCGGTCGGCCGCGTCGAGAGGATTCAGCTCGGCGAGGACGGCTGGACGGCCGAGACCGTCCTGGTGGTCAACGGTGACGTCCACCTGCCCGCCAACGCCCTCGCGCGGCTGCGGCAGTCCAGCCTGCTGGGCGAGAAGTTCATCGAGCTCGCCCCGAGCGCGACGAAGGCCGAAGGCAGGCTGGGCGACGGCGCGGTGATCCCGGTCGCGAGCACGAACCGCAACCCGGAGTTCGAAGAGGTCTTCGGCGCGCTGTCCCTGCTGCTCAACGGTGGCGGGATCGGCCAATTGCAGACCATCAACCGCGAGCTGTCGAAGGTGATGGACGGCAACGAGGAGGAGATCCGCTCCTTCCTGTCCACTGTGGAACAGCTGGTGTCCAATCTGGACTCGCATCGCTCGGAGATCACCTCGGCGCTCGACGGGCTCAACCAGCTCTCGGCGACACTGGCCAACCGGAAGAAGCAGGTCGAAGGCGCGCTCACCGACCTCACCCCCGGTCTCCGGAGCCTTTCCGACCAGCGCACGCAGCTCGTCTCGATGTTGCAGGCGCTGGACCGGCTCTCCGGGGTCGGCGTCGACGTGATCAAGAAGACCCGGGCCGACCTCGTCGCGGATCTCACCGCGCTCGCGCCGATCCTCAAACGGCTGGCCGACGCCGGCGAGAGTCTGCCCGAATCGCTGGAGATCCTGCCGACGTTCCCGTTCACCGACGCCGTCCGCGACGGGATCAAGGGTGATTACCTGAACGTCTACGCCTCGATGATCCCCGCACCGGGCGTCGAACTCCCGCCACCGGGCGAAGGCGTCCCTCCGGATCTCCCGACCTTGCCGCTGCCGCCCTCCGGAGGTAGCTGA